One Triticum dicoccoides isolate Atlit2015 ecotype Zavitan chromosome 4B, WEW_v2.0, whole genome shotgun sequence genomic window carries:
- the LOC119291479 gene encoding extensin-like — METLVISQQRSHHHHHHHSGRRRKPSPHTSSPQPMRGYHAFNCRAFHSSISIGILPSPPPPPPPPAPRARTYSPEPKTPKQQLHNGKKRSRAIPITPSGSPPSRPELWAGPAYSNSPPPSSLPIPKFSLHQKRSVSLELPPADRPEHVEVLVHAKSAPSTPTAGSGLGFFGDNDTAIATENLRRILNLEITED, encoded by the coding sequence ATGGAGACTCTGGTCATCTCGCAGCAGcgcagccaccaccaccaccaccaccactctggTCGCCGGAGGAAGCCATCCCCGCACACCTCGTCGCCTCAGCCCATGCGTGGCTACCACGCCTTCAACTGCCGTGCCTTCCACTCCAGTATCAGCATCGGCATCCTGCCGTCCCCGCCCCCACCCCCACCTCCGCCTGCCCCCCGGGCTCGGACCTACTCCCCGGAGCCCAAGACGCCCAAGCAGCAGCTGCACAATGGCAAAAAGCGCAGCAGGGCGATTCCTATAACTCCATCAGGATCTCCTCCTTCCCGTCCCGAGCTTTGGGCTGGCCCGGCATACTCCAACTCGCCGCCACCCAGCTCGCTGCCTATTCCCAAGTTCTCACTCCACCAGAAGCGCAGTGTATCGCTTGAGTTGCCACCTGCTGATAGGCCAGAGCATGTGGAGGTGCTTGTGCATGCTAAGTCTGCACCTTCGACACCCACTGCTGGCTCAGGACTTGGCTTCTTCGGTGACAATGATACTGCCATTGCCACGGAGAATCTGAGGAGGAtccttaatttggaaatcaccGAGGACTGA
- the LOC119291481 gene encoding uncharacterized protein LOC119291481: MEPVESAKCECCELREDCTRGYIVGVKADFGGRWLCGLCSEAVREEGRKRGMEAALQDHMAFCAGWCRGKDLRVADGMRQMLLRRRRPISISK; this comes from the coding sequence ATGGAGCCGGTGGAGTCGGCCAAGTGCGAGTGCTGCGAGCTGCGGGAGGACTGCACCCGGGGGTACATCGTGGGCGTGAAGGCCGACTTCGGCGGGCGGTGGCTGTGCGGGCTCTGCTCCGAGGCGGTGAGGGAGGAGGGCAGGAAGCGCGGGATGGAGGCGGCGCTGCAGGACCACATGGCCTTCTGCGCCGGCTGGTGCCGCGGCAAGGACCTCCGGGTCGCCGACGGCATGCGCCAGatgctgctccgccgccgccggcccatcTCCATCTCCAAGTGA
- the LOC119291480 gene encoding probable RNA helicase SDE3 isoform X1, translating to MVQILAISHQPSHTLLAAVPSLPHKPTRTAHASPSHRLPLLVLDGDLVQSNPIQSSAGAAVPPPLRSPAASPDPRLRFAPRTGFKMGHHSDDEYSVAGDKPEVEFMDFQNDNTLQDYQSDDGPVVVTAPFPFVNGKPKSVLVGETSADAICIENTSCEPVDLWSVRIFSSNPEDSYVLSMMRPPLNDSVEAAKKAFLGLTSVEDRTLQPGQTLTIWLSCMPKDIGLHTSIVHVDIGDEKIERVAFLLADDNVSMALSSDKPYSRRQGSQRKQFECNTFVPGSRPIRQHTQGFKYKLPQYAIPVEIRELIECKQRPDVLSEELSMINYAKFFSTLLVMEELNLEEEMRSYDMERVSMRRRGNDYLSLEVPGLAEKRPSLVHGDYIIARHAGSDARPYQGYIHKVEADEIFLRFDDQFHHAHHDRNKYDVSFTYNRLNMRRQYRSVHDAELIGPDILFPSLSRYRSVKKVPFKPLNPNINTEQADAVGMILGCRGVTPYVIYGPPGTGKTMTLVEAILQLYKSNRRANVLICAASNSAADHVLEKLLSSSYPIRPSDIFRLNAPSRQYEDVNPDFIRFCFFEDMVFKCPPMRALMRYKIVISTYMSSSTLQAEGIRPGHFTHIFLDEAGQSSEPEAMVPLAALCGRDTVVVLAGDPMQLGPVVFCKQADQDGLGKSYLQRLLGEFEQYHSGDPNYVTKLLRNYRCHPAILELPSQLFYEGELIPCKGDEVPSVYDCIGLPNKSFPVLFVGIQGCDEREGNNPSWFNRIEVSKVVNIIRTLTRNGDVSEADIGVITPYRQQVNKIKKALETFEMPDLRVGSVEQFQGQEREVIIISTVRSTVKHNEFDRFFNLGFLSNYRRFNVAITRAKSLLIVVGNPHIITKDRHWDKLLRYCADNGSYQGCPLPPPEEEVRYSGYGDTRDQPAGDGWGYNQEELANHIHNQDPSDSGFRHDNGRSSTAHEAEWPEVKPDGDYHSYPDAGAEPQEETQQKQQHVEEGATTGQDGVQAGRWSANDVDDGAVQDAYVQKYTFPPGWGDVSSIPATGWE from the exons ATGGTACAGATTCTCGCCATCAGCCATCAGCCATCACACACCCTCCTCGCTGCAGTCCCCTCCCTTCCTCATAAACCCACCCGGACTGCTCATGCCTCCCCCTCccaccgcctccccctcctcgTCCTGGACGGGGACCTagtccaatccaatccaatccaatcatCTGCTGGTGCTGCGGTTCCTCCCCCTCTCCGATCGCCGGCCGCCTCCCCCGACCCGCGCCTGCGCTTCGCTCCGAGGACAG GATTCAAGATGGGGCATCATTCAGATGATGAGTACTCAGTAGCCGGTGATAAGCCGGAAGTAGAGTTCATGGATTTTCAGAATGACAACACTCTTCAGGACTATCAATCTGATGATGGTCCCGTGGTTGTTACGGCTCCTTTCCCTTTTGTGAATGGAAAGCCTAAATCTGTCCTTGTTGGAGAAACATCTGCAGACGCCATTTGCATAGAGAATACCTCTTGTGAGCCTGTAGATTTATGGAGTGTGAGAATATTCTCTTCAAATCCAGAAGATAGTTATGTCTTGTCAATGATGAGACCACCGTTGAATGATTCCGTTGAAGCGGCAAAGAAGGCTTTTCTTGGTTTGACTTCTGTGGAAGATCGTACACTTCAGCCTGGACAAACCCTAACCATTTGGCTGTCCTGTATGCCAAAAGACATTGGTTTGCATACATCAATCGTGCATGTTGATATTGGGGATGAGAAGATTGAGCGTGTGGCTTTTCTGTTGGCCGATGATAATGTTTCGATGGCCTTATCTTCTGATAAACCTTATTCCAGGAGACAAGGCTCTCAAAGGAAGCAATTTGAGTGTAATACATTTGTGCCAGGTAGCCGGCCAATTCGGCAGCACACTCAAGGATTCAAGTATAAGCTACCTCAGTATGCAATACCTGTAGAAATCCGTGAGCTCATTGAATGTAAACAGAGACCCGATGTCCTATCTGAAGAGCTGAGCATGATAAACTATGCAAAGTTCTTTAGCACTCTTTTAGTCATGGAAGAACTTAATTTGGAG GAGGAAATGAGATCATACGACATGGAGCGTGTCTCAATGAGAAGGAGGGGTAATGATTATTTGTCGCTTGAGGTCCCTGGTTTGGCAGAAAAAAGGCCTTCACTAGTTCATGGAGACTATATAATTGCCAGACATGCTGGGAGTGATGCCAGACCTTATCAG GGCTACATTCACAAGGTTGAAGCTGATGAGATATTTTTGAGGTTTGATGATCAGTTTCACCACGCTCACCATGACAGGAATAAGTATGATGTTAGCTTCACATATAATAGATTGAACATGAGAAGGCAATATAGGTCTGTCCATGATGCAGAACTTATTGGACCTGACATTCTATTCCCCTCCCTATCACGGTATAGAAGTGTGAAGAAGGTGCCATTTAAACCTCTGAACCCAAACATAAACACTGAGCAAGCTGATGCAGTTGGGATGATACTTGGCTGCCGAGGGGTTACACCATACGTGATTTATGGACCTCCAGGAACTGGCAAGACCATGACCCTTGTCGAGGCGATTTTGCAGCTTTATAAATCCAATAGGAGGGCAAATGTTCTCATATGTGCTGCTTCCAATAGTGCTGCTGACCATGTATTGGAAAAACTGCTGAGTTCTAGCTACCCGATCCGCCCAAGTGATATCTTTAGGCTAAATGCTCCTAGTCGTCAGTATGAGGATGTTAATCCTGATTTCATacggttctgcttctttgaagatatGGTGTTCAAGTGCCCTCCAATGCGAGCATTAATGCGCTACAAGATAGTTATATCAACCTACATGAGTTCATCAACCCTACAGGCTGAGGGTATTCGCCCGGGGCATTTCACACACATTTTCTTGGATGAGGCCGGTCAATCTTCTGAACCAGAGGCAATGGTTCCCTTGGCAGCTTTGTGTGGAAGAGACACAGTGGTTGTGTTAGCAGGAGATCCTATGCAATTAGGGCCGGTGGTTTTTTGTAAGCAGGCGGATCAGGATGGTTTGGGCAAATCTTATCTGCAAAGGCTGCTCGGTGAATTTGAGCAGTACCATTCAGGGGATCCTAACTACGTGACGAAGCTATTGAGGAACTATCGTTGCCATCCAGCAATCCTAGAGCTACCGTCACAGCTTTTCTACGAGGGTGAACTTATCCCCTGTAAGGGAGATGAAGTGCCATCTGTTTACGATTGCATTGGCCTTCCCAATAAGTCATTCCCTGTTCTGTTTGTTGGAATCCAGGGATGCGATGAGAGAGAAGGCAACAATCCATCATGGTTCAACAGAATCGAAGTTAGTAAAGTAGTAAATATCATCAGGACTCTGACAAGGAATGGCGATGTCAGTGAGGCTGATATTGGTGTCATTACTCCATATCGTCAACAAGTTAACAAGATAAAGAAGGCCCTAGAGACGTTTGAAATGCCCGACCTAAGAGTGGGAAGTGTCGAGCAATTCCAGGGCCAAGAAAGGGAAGTGATCATCATCTCGACAGTCAGGTCAACCGTTAAGCACAACGAGTTTGACAGATTCTTCAACCTGGGATTCCTGAGCAACTACAGAAGGTTCAATGTTGCAATTACTCGTGCCAAGTCGTTGCTAATTGTCGTGGGAAACCCTCACATCATCACTAAG GATCGACACTGGGATAAGCTCCTGAGGTACTGCGCAGACAATGGTTCTTATCAAGGATGTCCACTCCCCCCACCAGAAGAAGAGGTCAGATACTCGGGATATGGCGACACCCGAGACCAGCCTGCTGGTGATGGTTGGGGGTACAACCAAGAGGAGCTAGCAAACCACATCCACAATCAAGACCCGTCTGACAGTGGCTTCAGACACGACAATGGCCGGTCCTCAACCGCACACGAAGCTGAATGGCCTGAGGTGAAGCCAGACGGGGACTACCATTCGTATCCCGACGCAGGAGCAGAACCTCAGGAGGAGACACAGCAGAAGCAGCAGCACGTCGAGGAAGGGGCTACTACCGGACAGGACGGCGTGCAGGCTGGCCGGTGGTCAGCCAACGATGTCGACGACGGTGCGGTCCAAGACGCATATGTGCAGAAGTACACGTTTCCTCCCGGTTGGGGTGACGTCTCAAGCATCCCCGCGACAGGCTGGGAGTGA
- the LOC119291480 gene encoding probable RNA helicase SDE3 isoform X2, with amino-acid sequence MGHHSDDEYSVAGDKPEVEFMDFQNDNTLQDYQSDDGPVVVTAPFPFVNGKPKSVLVGETSADAICIENTSCEPVDLWSVRIFSSNPEDSYVLSMMRPPLNDSVEAAKKAFLGLTSVEDRTLQPGQTLTIWLSCMPKDIGLHTSIVHVDIGDEKIERVAFLLADDNVSMALSSDKPYSRRQGSQRKQFECNTFVPGSRPIRQHTQGFKYKLPQYAIPVEIRELIECKQRPDVLSEELSMINYAKFFSTLLVMEELNLEEEMRSYDMERVSMRRRGNDYLSLEVPGLAEKRPSLVHGDYIIARHAGSDARPYQGYIHKVEADEIFLRFDDQFHHAHHDRNKYDVSFTYNRLNMRRQYRSVHDAELIGPDILFPSLSRYRSVKKVPFKPLNPNINTEQADAVGMILGCRGVTPYVIYGPPGTGKTMTLVEAILQLYKSNRRANVLICAASNSAADHVLEKLLSSSYPIRPSDIFRLNAPSRQYEDVNPDFIRFCFFEDMVFKCPPMRALMRYKIVISTYMSSSTLQAEGIRPGHFTHIFLDEAGQSSEPEAMVPLAALCGRDTVVVLAGDPMQLGPVVFCKQADQDGLGKSYLQRLLGEFEQYHSGDPNYVTKLLRNYRCHPAILELPSQLFYEGELIPCKGDEVPSVYDCIGLPNKSFPVLFVGIQGCDEREGNNPSWFNRIEVSKVVNIIRTLTRNGDVSEADIGVITPYRQQVNKIKKALETFEMPDLRVGSVEQFQGQEREVIIISTVRSTVKHNEFDRFFNLGFLSNYRRFNVAITRAKSLLIVVGNPHIITKDRHWDKLLRYCADNGSYQGCPLPPPEEEVRYSGYGDTRDQPAGDGWGYNQEELANHIHNQDPSDSGFRHDNGRSSTAHEAEWPEVKPDGDYHSYPDAGAEPQEETQQKQQHVEEGATTGQDGVQAGRWSANDVDDGAVQDAYVQKYTFPPGWGDVSSIPATGWE; translated from the exons ATGGGGCATCATTCAGATGATGAGTACTCAGTAGCCGGTGATAAGCCGGAAGTAGAGTTCATGGATTTTCAGAATGACAACACTCTTCAGGACTATCAATCTGATGATGGTCCCGTGGTTGTTACGGCTCCTTTCCCTTTTGTGAATGGAAAGCCTAAATCTGTCCTTGTTGGAGAAACATCTGCAGACGCCATTTGCATAGAGAATACCTCTTGTGAGCCTGTAGATTTATGGAGTGTGAGAATATTCTCTTCAAATCCAGAAGATAGTTATGTCTTGTCAATGATGAGACCACCGTTGAATGATTCCGTTGAAGCGGCAAAGAAGGCTTTTCTTGGTTTGACTTCTGTGGAAGATCGTACACTTCAGCCTGGACAAACCCTAACCATTTGGCTGTCCTGTATGCCAAAAGACATTGGTTTGCATACATCAATCGTGCATGTTGATATTGGGGATGAGAAGATTGAGCGTGTGGCTTTTCTGTTGGCCGATGATAATGTTTCGATGGCCTTATCTTCTGATAAACCTTATTCCAGGAGACAAGGCTCTCAAAGGAAGCAATTTGAGTGTAATACATTTGTGCCAGGTAGCCGGCCAATTCGGCAGCACACTCAAGGATTCAAGTATAAGCTACCTCAGTATGCAATACCTGTAGAAATCCGTGAGCTCATTGAATGTAAACAGAGACCCGATGTCCTATCTGAAGAGCTGAGCATGATAAACTATGCAAAGTTCTTTAGCACTCTTTTAGTCATGGAAGAACTTAATTTGGAG GAGGAAATGAGATCATACGACATGGAGCGTGTCTCAATGAGAAGGAGGGGTAATGATTATTTGTCGCTTGAGGTCCCTGGTTTGGCAGAAAAAAGGCCTTCACTAGTTCATGGAGACTATATAATTGCCAGACATGCTGGGAGTGATGCCAGACCTTATCAG GGCTACATTCACAAGGTTGAAGCTGATGAGATATTTTTGAGGTTTGATGATCAGTTTCACCACGCTCACCATGACAGGAATAAGTATGATGTTAGCTTCACATATAATAGATTGAACATGAGAAGGCAATATAGGTCTGTCCATGATGCAGAACTTATTGGACCTGACATTCTATTCCCCTCCCTATCACGGTATAGAAGTGTGAAGAAGGTGCCATTTAAACCTCTGAACCCAAACATAAACACTGAGCAAGCTGATGCAGTTGGGATGATACTTGGCTGCCGAGGGGTTACACCATACGTGATTTATGGACCTCCAGGAACTGGCAAGACCATGACCCTTGTCGAGGCGATTTTGCAGCTTTATAAATCCAATAGGAGGGCAAATGTTCTCATATGTGCTGCTTCCAATAGTGCTGCTGACCATGTATTGGAAAAACTGCTGAGTTCTAGCTACCCGATCCGCCCAAGTGATATCTTTAGGCTAAATGCTCCTAGTCGTCAGTATGAGGATGTTAATCCTGATTTCATacggttctgcttctttgaagatatGGTGTTCAAGTGCCCTCCAATGCGAGCATTAATGCGCTACAAGATAGTTATATCAACCTACATGAGTTCATCAACCCTACAGGCTGAGGGTATTCGCCCGGGGCATTTCACACACATTTTCTTGGATGAGGCCGGTCAATCTTCTGAACCAGAGGCAATGGTTCCCTTGGCAGCTTTGTGTGGAAGAGACACAGTGGTTGTGTTAGCAGGAGATCCTATGCAATTAGGGCCGGTGGTTTTTTGTAAGCAGGCGGATCAGGATGGTTTGGGCAAATCTTATCTGCAAAGGCTGCTCGGTGAATTTGAGCAGTACCATTCAGGGGATCCTAACTACGTGACGAAGCTATTGAGGAACTATCGTTGCCATCCAGCAATCCTAGAGCTACCGTCACAGCTTTTCTACGAGGGTGAACTTATCCCCTGTAAGGGAGATGAAGTGCCATCTGTTTACGATTGCATTGGCCTTCCCAATAAGTCATTCCCTGTTCTGTTTGTTGGAATCCAGGGATGCGATGAGAGAGAAGGCAACAATCCATCATGGTTCAACAGAATCGAAGTTAGTAAAGTAGTAAATATCATCAGGACTCTGACAAGGAATGGCGATGTCAGTGAGGCTGATATTGGTGTCATTACTCCATATCGTCAACAAGTTAACAAGATAAAGAAGGCCCTAGAGACGTTTGAAATGCCCGACCTAAGAGTGGGAAGTGTCGAGCAATTCCAGGGCCAAGAAAGGGAAGTGATCATCATCTCGACAGTCAGGTCAACCGTTAAGCACAACGAGTTTGACAGATTCTTCAACCTGGGATTCCTGAGCAACTACAGAAGGTTCAATGTTGCAATTACTCGTGCCAAGTCGTTGCTAATTGTCGTGGGAAACCCTCACATCATCACTAAG GATCGACACTGGGATAAGCTCCTGAGGTACTGCGCAGACAATGGTTCTTATCAAGGATGTCCACTCCCCCCACCAGAAGAAGAGGTCAGATACTCGGGATATGGCGACACCCGAGACCAGCCTGCTGGTGATGGTTGGGGGTACAACCAAGAGGAGCTAGCAAACCACATCCACAATCAAGACCCGTCTGACAGTGGCTTCAGACACGACAATGGCCGGTCCTCAACCGCACACGAAGCTGAATGGCCTGAGGTGAAGCCAGACGGGGACTACCATTCGTATCCCGACGCAGGAGCAGAACCTCAGGAGGAGACACAGCAGAAGCAGCAGCACGTCGAGGAAGGGGCTACTACCGGACAGGACGGCGTGCAGGCTGGCCGGTGGTCAGCCAACGATGTCGACGACGGTGCGGTCCAAGACGCATATGTGCAGAAGTACACGTTTCCTCCCGGTTGGGGTGACGTCTCAAGCATCCCCGCGACAGGCTGGGAGTGA